One Streptomyces sp. CNQ-509 DNA window includes the following coding sequences:
- a CDS encoding SRPBCC domain-containing protein, whose amino-acid sequence MTGDRIEREIVIAAAPEKVWPLVAEPGFWATDDESIRGTQAAAGQSLVARHSEHGDFPMRVEKADPPKYLAYRWVSAFPGEELREDNSTLVEFTLTPEGDGTRLRVVESGFAALPTSEDNRRNVINDHTAGWEQCLAALTARAE is encoded by the coding sequence ATGACTGGTGACCGCATCGAGCGTGAGATCGTGATCGCGGCAGCGCCGGAGAAGGTCTGGCCGCTGGTGGCCGAGCCCGGGTTCTGGGCAACCGACGATGAGAGCATCCGTGGCACGCAGGCCGCGGCAGGCCAATCCCTGGTGGCCCGGCACTCGGAACACGGCGACTTCCCGATGCGCGTGGAGAAGGCCGATCCGCCGAAGTATCTGGCGTATCGGTGGGTGAGTGCGTTCCCCGGCGAGGAACTGCGCGAGGACAACTCCACGCTCGTGGAGTTCACCCTGACGCCTGAGGGCGACGGCACCCGGCTGCGCGTCGTGGAGAGCGGGTTCGCCGCTCTGCCGACGTCGGAGGACAACCGTCGCAACGTGATCAACGACCACACCGCCGGATGGGAGCAATGCCTCGCGGCTCTCACCGCCCGGGCTGAGTGA
- a CDS encoding helix-turn-helix transcriptional regulator, giving the protein MVDQPPADGEVVDSVLAALADPTRRQMLDLLSARGQATATTLAGGLPISRQAVVKHLAVLDAAGLVGSVKVGREVRYAVRSEALDATARWMAALASDWDRRLARIKRIAEAAERDAQ; this is encoded by the coding sequence GTGGTGGATCAACCTCCCGCGGACGGTGAGGTCGTCGACAGCGTCCTGGCCGCCCTGGCCGACCCGACCCGTCGTCAGATGTTGGACCTGCTCTCCGCACGTGGCCAGGCCACCGCGACCACGCTCGCCGGCGGGCTTCCGATCTCGCGTCAGGCGGTGGTCAAGCACCTGGCTGTTCTCGATGCGGCCGGGCTGGTCGGCAGCGTGAAGGTCGGACGTGAGGTGCGGTATGCGGTGCGCTCCGAGGCGCTGGATGCCACGGCCCGCTGGATGGCCGCGCTCGCATCCGACTGGGATCGCCGACTGGCAAGGATCAAGCGCATCGCGGAGGCGGCCGAGCGGGACGCGCAGTAA
- a CDS encoding nitroreductase — translation MDVYEAVDTRRAVRAFGDEPVPVEVLQRVLSAAARAPSSGNLQPWHLYVVTGEPLAGLKKRATARALAGDPGDEREYPMYPADLGPPYRDRFTAAAAQRYAALGIERDDPGRPRKIAALNAGAFGAPVVLFCYLDRAMGPGQWADAGMYLQTVMLLLRAEGLHSCPQVMWTMYRRTVAEAVGAGDGLVLLCGVAVGHAKAGVPPLRTDRADPAETVTFVGT, via the coding sequence GTGGACGTGTACGAGGCCGTGGACACCCGCCGGGCCGTGCGGGCGTTCGGCGACGAGCCCGTACCCGTGGAGGTCCTCCAGCGGGTGCTCTCCGCGGCCGCCCGCGCCCCGTCGAGCGGAAACCTCCAGCCGTGGCACCTGTACGTGGTCACCGGGGAACCGCTGGCCGGCCTGAAGAAGCGCGCGACGGCCAGGGCGCTGGCCGGGGACCCGGGCGACGAGCGGGAGTACCCGATGTACCCGGCCGACCTCGGCCCGCCGTACCGGGACCGGTTCACCGCGGCGGCGGCCCAGCGGTACGCGGCGCTGGGCATCGAGCGCGACGACCCCGGGAGGCCGCGGAAGATCGCCGCCCTGAACGCGGGGGCGTTCGGGGCCCCGGTCGTCCTCTTCTGCTATCTCGATCGGGCGATGGGTCCTGGGCAGTGGGCGGACGCGGGGATGTATCTGCAGACGGTCATGCTGCTGCTGCGGGCGGAGGGGCTGCACAGTTGCCCCCAGGTGATGTGGACGATGTACCGGCGGACCGTCGCCGAGGCGGTCGGGGCCGGTGACGGGCTCGTGCTGCTGTGCGGTGTCGCGGTCGGCCACGCGAAGGCGGGCGTGCCGCCGCTGCGTACGGACCGGGCGGACCCGGCGGAGACGGTGACCTTCGTGGGAACGTGA
- a CDS encoding SDR family oxidoreductase: protein MTFAGQRVVITGASRDFGRTLAIRFARRGAEVFVSSRSLAASRRVADEIRDLGHTQVHALVCDLSDPASVRRFAADVAQRTDRVDVLVNNGARWLGGPDLLSATDEDVIDTVAAGATGTILVVKRLLPLLLASDRPDIVNMISAAGLPAHQRSDAHDAFYAAKSAQAGFADILSTRLRPRGVRVISLYPPDFSNPDPLSPEWESTPRGSGDMLTAHSVAECVFFALGQPRDCFIKAFHFEQACG from the coding sequence ATGACCTTCGCAGGGCAACGCGTCGTCATCACCGGTGCGTCCCGGGACTTCGGCCGGACTCTCGCCATCCGTTTCGCCCGGCGGGGTGCCGAGGTCTTCGTCTCCTCCCGCAGCCTGGCGGCGTCACGACGGGTGGCGGACGAGATCCGCGACCTGGGCCACACCCAGGTGCACGCCCTCGTCTGCGACCTGTCGGACCCCGCCTCGGTCCGCCGGTTCGCCGCCGACGTGGCGCAGCGCACCGACCGGGTGGACGTGCTGGTGAACAACGGCGCACGCTGGCTGGGCGGTCCTGATCTCCTCTCCGCCACCGACGAGGACGTGATCGACACCGTCGCCGCCGGGGCGACCGGCACGATCCTCGTCGTCAAGCGCCTGCTGCCGCTGCTGCTCGCGTCCGACAGGCCGGACATCGTCAACATGATCTCCGCCGCCGGGCTCCCGGCCCACCAGCGCTCCGACGCGCACGACGCCTTCTACGCCGCCAAGAGCGCACAGGCCGGCTTCGCCGACATCCTCTCCACCCGGCTACGGCCCCGGGGGGTGCGGGTCATCTCGCTCTACCCGCCGGACTTCAGCAACCCGGACCCGCTGTCCCCGGAGTGGGAGAGCACGCCGCGCGGCTCCGGCGACATGCTGACGGCCCACTCGGTGGCGGAGTGCGTCTTCTTCGCCCTCGGACAGCCCCGGGACTGCTTCATCAAGGCGTTCCACTTCGAACAGGCATGCGGCTGA
- a CDS encoding helix-turn-helix domain-containing protein — MDDQPSVGAVIDQIAPRLRRARETKGVSLATLARTTGISTSTLSRLESGRRKPSLELLLPVTAALGVPLDEIVAAPRIVDPRVRQQPTTRDGRVLIPLSRQQGEPRAYKMTIPAHDKEPHLRTHAGHEWLYVLRGRLRVRLAERDFVMTAGEAAEFDCRIPHWFGAAGRGPVDVLSLFGKSGERIHLRTGGGRRT; from the coding sequence ATGGACGACCAGCCCAGCGTCGGCGCCGTCATCGACCAGATCGCCCCCCGGCTGCGCCGCGCGCGCGAGACCAAGGGCGTCAGTCTCGCCACCCTCGCGCGCACCACCGGCATCTCGACCAGCACGCTGTCCCGGCTGGAGTCGGGCCGGCGCAAGCCGAGCCTCGAACTGCTCCTGCCGGTCACCGCGGCCCTCGGCGTCCCGCTCGACGAGATCGTCGCAGCACCCCGCATCGTCGACCCGCGGGTGCGCCAGCAGCCCACCACGCGGGACGGCCGGGTGCTGATCCCGCTCTCCCGGCAGCAGGGCGAGCCACGCGCCTACAAGATGACCATCCCGGCACACGACAAGGAACCCCATCTACGGACGCACGCCGGCCACGAATGGCTGTACGTGCTGCGCGGGCGCCTGCGGGTACGGCTCGCGGAGCGCGACTTCGTCATGACCGCCGGCGAAGCCGCCGAGTTCGACTGCCGGATCCCGCACTGGTTCGGCGCCGCGGGCCGCGGCCCCGTCGACGTACTGAGCCTCTTCGGCAAGTCCGGCGAGCGCATCCACCTCCGCACCGGCGGGGGCCGGAGGACCTAG
- a CDS encoding DUF899 family protein, whose product MPTVVDRRSFQAELDRLRAREKAHTREADAIAAARRRLPMVEVDADLELLGPLGPVTLLDAFEGRQQLIAYYFMRDPRRPAAEQCVGCTFYTTQVAELSYLHSRDITYAVFCQGRNDAVEEVEPQASYDQSLRYREFMDWRMPWYSALPSLDPLLVGRKIGLFHLVCYLRDGNRIFETYWTTRRGVEAKDYSYALMDLTVYGRQEPWEDSPPNWPQQCSNTRTNSGSPEWPPVPTWPGGRPAAQWPRLQAGRSDDLGTPEPPPDPPHRCH is encoded by the coding sequence ATGCCTACCGTGGTCGACCGCCGCAGCTTCCAGGCCGAACTGGACCGGCTGCGCGCACGGGAGAAGGCGCACACCCGGGAAGCCGACGCGATCGCCGCGGCCCGACGGCGCCTGCCCATGGTCGAGGTGGACGCCGACCTTGAGCTGCTCGGGCCACTCGGGCCGGTGACCTTGCTCGACGCGTTCGAAGGACGCCAGCAGCTCATCGCCTACTACTTCATGCGGGACCCCCGACGGCCCGCGGCCGAGCAGTGCGTAGGCTGCACGTTCTACACCACCCAGGTCGCCGAGCTGTCCTACCTCCATTCCCGCGACATCACCTACGCCGTCTTCTGCCAGGGCCGCAACGACGCCGTCGAGGAGGTCGAGCCCCAGGCGTCCTACGACCAGAGCCTCCGCTACCGCGAGTTCATGGACTGGCGCATGCCGTGGTACTCGGCGCTACCGTCCCTCGACCCACTCCTGGTCGGGCGCAAGATCGGCTTGTTCCACCTGGTGTGCTACCTCCGCGACGGCAACCGCATCTTCGAGACCTACTGGACGACCCGCCGCGGCGTCGAGGCGAAGGACTATAGTTACGCGCTCATGGACCTCACCGTGTACGGACGCCAGGAGCCATGGGAGGACTCACCCCCCAACTGGCCGCAGCAGTGCTCCAACACCAGGACCAACAGCGGCTCGCCCGAATGGCCACCCGTGCCGACGTGGCCGGGCGGACGCCCCGCCGCCCAGTGGCCGCGACTCCAAGCCGGACGCTCCGACGACCTCGGCACCCCAGAGCCACCACCGGATCCGCCCCACCGTTGCCACTGA
- a CDS encoding recombinase family protein, with protein sequence MLIGYARVSTADQNPDHQIDALLRAGVDRDHIHVDSASGAKASRPKLDLVMQLLREGDTLKVTRLDRLSRSVLHLVTLGADLRERGIGLHVIEQGIDTSTMEGRAMFGMLSVLAELQRELIVANTNDGLASARARGRVGGRRPKLTEDQAALAQRLYDEREKTVQQIADMFGVPRSTVYGHLDKTKTVPRQPKKTTAAKP encoded by the coding sequence ATGCTCATCGGCTACGCGCGGGTCTCGACCGCCGACCAGAACCCCGATCACCAGATCGATGCCCTGCTGCGGGCCGGCGTCGACCGCGACCACATCCACGTCGACTCCGCGAGCGGCGCGAAGGCGTCCCGCCCGAAGCTCGATCTCGTCATGCAGCTGCTGCGCGAGGGCGACACTCTCAAGGTCACCCGGCTTGACCGGCTCTCCCGCTCCGTCCTCCACCTGGTGACCCTCGGCGCCGATCTGCGCGAGCGCGGCATCGGCCTGCACGTCATCGAGCAGGGCATCGACACCTCCACCATGGAGGGCCGCGCGATGTTCGGCATGCTCTCCGTCCTCGCCGAGCTCCAGCGCGAACTGATTGTGGCGAACACCAACGACGGGCTTGCCTCCGCGCGGGCCCGAGGCCGGGTCGGCGGGCGCCGGCCGAAGCTCACCGAGGACCAGGCCGCACTCGCCCAACGGCTCTACGATGAGCGGGAGAAGACCGTCCAGCAGATCGCCGACATGTTCGGCGTGCCCCGGTCGACGGTGTACGGCCACCTCGACAAGACCAAGACTGTCCCCCGCCAGCCGAAGAAGACCACCGCCGCGAAGCCCTGA
- a CDS encoding DUF4158 domain-containing protein, with amino-acid sequence MRQEWSPEDVVACWTLVDGDWDLVANKSGPTRLGFCLMLKFFEIKGRFPEFIDEFPQPAVEYVAGLVKVSAAELTKYDPAGREAAPEADPRGTGVPAINRGGRGTADGVAVDGGLPGRAGRGPAAGGPARAVPC; translated from the coding sequence GTGCGACAGGAGTGGTCGCCGGAAGACGTGGTGGCGTGCTGGACGCTGGTGGATGGCGACTGGGACCTGGTGGCCAACAAATCCGGCCCGACCAGGCTCGGGTTCTGCCTGATGCTCAAGTTCTTCGAGATCAAGGGCCGGTTCCCGGAGTTTATCGACGAGTTCCCGCAGCCCGCTGTCGAGTACGTAGCCGGTCTGGTCAAGGTGTCGGCGGCCGAGCTCACGAAGTACGACCCGGCCGGGCGCGAAGCGGCACCGGAAGCAGATCCGCGAGGCACTGGGGTTCCGGCCATCAACCGTGGCGGACGAGGAACGGCTGACGGAGTGGCTGTCGACGGAGGTCTGCCCGGTCGAGCTGGTCGAGGACCGGCCGCGGGAGGCCCTGCTCGTGCAGTGCCGTGTTGA